The segment TTAAACTTGTCAATTATTCTCCTCCCTGTTGCTTTTGATGCTGTCTGAACCCTGTCCTTCGGCAAAGAAGCTTACTTGTAGAATCATGTTTTGATATCTGTTTTTGTTGGATGGATGATTCAGATAGTAGGGGCATTCTGGTACCTGGTAGCTGTAGAGCGAAATGATAGTGCTGGCACAACGCTTGTAAGGATATTGGTAGTGATTGCAACTACTGTGGGAATCAGCAGATGAAAGGCTACGACATATGGAAGGGCATGCGAGATTCTGTTCTTAATGAAAAGTGCCCAGTTAATGAAAATTATAATAATCCTCCATTTGATTTTGCAGTCTTCACACAAACTTTATCATCTGGTATTGTTTCATCAACTAAACTCTTTCCCAAATACTTGTACTGTTTGTGGTGGGGCTCTACAGAATTTGAGGTGAGAAAACATGTTCCTCCAAACTGTTGATTGAGAGATATAAATTAAGAAAAGCAGATAGCAGTGGATTCTGCTATGCGATATTTTGGAGGATATAATGTTTATACTAACACAAATAATTGCATTCGTATGAAACATCAATAATTAGCAGGTGGCGAGTCAATTCAGGCGTTTTCACAGTAGACAGGTGCAACATACATTCTGTTTTCATTCACAGCAGTGGAGGACCTGGGCAGTTCGCTTTATCCAAGCTGCTTGGCGGCGTTATTCCAAGAGAAAGATTATGGAACTGTGTAGGAAGAAAGAAGAGGAAGCAGAAGGGTCAGATGGATACCGTAGTAACAGTGGTGGAGGTTCATACAGCCTTGGTGGCTGTTTCTTCGCTTCTAAGTTTGCAGCAAATGCGCTTTGTGGTATTCATCGAAACCAGAATGCTAAGAGTGCGAAGGAGCTGGTGAAGCTACAGAAGCCTCCCGAGTCTGGCTTCTCTGCTGAAGTTGCAGATAGATACTGACTTCTCTGCTGAAGATGCAGATTGATACGTTACCGCTAATTTTGAGAGTTAAAATACTGTTTTGTACTCTGCTTGGAAGATTAAAAACAACGTATAATACAAACACACTCCAGTTTGGAATTGCAATTGGAAAGCTTGATGGAAGAAATGGCAAGACTGTAAAAGCTTGCTTGCTGCATTACGACAATGAATTCCCATATTTATTGCCCATTTCCTAAGCCAGTTATAGTATAGAATATTCAGGCCCATAATTTAGTTCCAATTGTCCCTACATGTTGCAGTGTGATGGTGACCTGTACCAGAAGGAATTTTTTCTAATGAACAAACCGATCCCAATGTTTGGTGGCGATTGGATTGTTATTAAATTTCAGGAGTCGGTTCAGGGGCTGTCTTGAGGCTTGGTTTTCCTTGGTCTTCCTTTCAAGCTATCAACAGTTGGATGAAGGTCCAGAAACAAATATTAATGGTCAGTCAACACCCTAGTTCACGAAAACGGTTGACAGTTGACATGACATAATGCTTCTTCACGGAGACCCAAAAGTAACAATGATTTGGACTGTTCTAAGGGACTGGAAAATTCTTTAATGGAACAGGTAAGATATGTGTTGGGATCAACCGATTAAGTAACAagtaaaaaatagaataaattaagaaattgaatagataaatttaacgtgaaaaatcgtttcaaagaggataaaaattacgagtaaagataattttactataatcaCAAAAAAAACaaatagtataaaaatttaaaaacaaagaacctagttgaaacaaataaacaaagtttaactagaaaattatttctcaaatttaactGAAATAGAATCGTACTTAACAATACGAAACACTTGGCCACCGGCATACTTTTCAACCCCAATAAACACGAAGATACGCGGAACACAAAAGTACGTTGGCTATAAATGTAATACTTAGTCTATCTTTATAATCACCGTCTGAGCCACTAGTTTCCTTTAAAGTTGAGAGTAACCAATACTTGCCCTTACAGATTTAAGCTATGCTATTTTTTATCAACAAACTAGCCTTTTCATCATTCAGGGTCTTCTTCTTCAGCCTGCTTTTGGTTTCTTCTTTCCATGTCTTTGATTCTGTTTCGGGAACTTTTAGAGAAGCATCAACAAGACAGAAGGAACCGAATGCTCTTCTAAAATGGAAGGCTAGTCTTGATAATCAAAGTCAATCCTCCCTCTCTTCTTGGGATGGAAATGGCCACTGTAACTGGACTGGGATCATTTGTGACAAGTCTAGAAGGGTCAACCAGTTAAACCTTTCAAATTTCGGTTTAAAAGGTGAATTCTATGGTTTTAGCTTCTCTTCTTCCCCAAACTTAATGTTATTGATCTCAGCTCCAATTATCTCAGCTGAACCATCCCATCAGGTGTTGGTAATCTATCTAGATTAACATACCTGGACTTGTCTTCCAATAATCTTCCTGGGTATATTCCCTTTGAAATAGGAAAGCTAAGGTCTATTTCAGAGCTTCATCTGGAAAGAAACATCCTAACAGGTTCGATCCCTCCTTCCATAGGAAACCTGACAGACCTGTCTTTTCTCC is part of the Gossypium arboreum isolate Shixiya-1 chromosome 5, ASM2569848v2, whole genome shotgun sequence genome and harbors:
- the LOC128292599 gene encoding probable cyclic nucleotide-gated ion channel 5; this encodes MKGYDIWKGMRDSVLNEKCPVNENYNNPPFDFAVFTQTLSSGIVSSTKLFPKYLYCLWWGSTEFEVASQFRRFHSRQVQHTFCFHSQQWRTWAVRFIQAAWRRYSKRKIMELCRKKEEEAEGSDGYRSNSGGGSYSLGGCFFASKFAANALCGIHRNQNAKSAKELVKLQKPPESGFSAEVADRY
- the LOC128293142 gene encoding probable leucine-rich repeat receptor-like protein kinase At1g35710, translated to MLFFINKLAFSSFRVFFFSLLLVSSFHVFDSVSGTFREASTRQKEPNALLKWKASLDNQSQSSLSSWDGNGHCNWTGIICDKSRRVNQLNLSNFGLKGVGNLSRLTYLDLSSNNLPGYIPFEIGKLRSISELHLERNILTGSIPPSIGNLTDLSFLHLQKNMLNGSIPQQIGMLKSLYKLALSDNNLLNTLSGFIPSSIGNLTNLIELFLHCNKLQGSIPWELGKLLSLDELRLFGNSLSGFIPAEMNNLTSLKAFEVSENFLIGHLPQQKSLKTS